Proteins from a single region of Calonectris borealis unplaced genomic scaffold, bCalBor7.hap1.2 HAP1_SCAFFOLD_54, whole genome shotgun sequence:
- the LOC142076482 gene encoding uncharacterized protein LOC142076482 has translation MRGRILLCSAQQARLPTRTAGWRTAKRPELQKRKGGEKEKEASELSKSPGSTKSESCGEGESRALEALSPLLCILGPPCLSPGPLSFTCSCEVFFLFCLFPCTSPLLSIFVSCSLSLFFFFILCLCPVGITALLFHLFVLICIRLFFPNNFFGLFPCILFLSAPVHAALCPCLPLSLSLSISFSIPLSCLLSLVFFIVYLTVPVLLPVCLLLSLTLCAAPCLFFFFVLHLSAGLLIPLFLSLTPCASHGLCLSLSCYYSCLLLCLAFCPVVSCYIPLSHSLPIFIFLSVLLTIPDFFLHPHHAAALIFLFLPCSLLLFLSLLVCLCCFFLHLCADPCPFFFLLSLCPASSHYLFCLSLSVPCPLPSFLTVSSCPASSPFFPCSLPQYFFFLCSSLPLPIIVGFFLQCCSTLCPFFLSLSFCHAPCVYFLIPPSLSCSPSLFFHLSSLCPAPCPCFSFPLFCLPILFSFLVPSPCPASCPPPRFFVLLLAFPPVSLPCSLFVFFFSLSLYPAPCHCFFSLHFCPAAQCSFFLLLSCLLLPIVGFFPSISVLLPVSYFWLPFTLSCLPVPFFSLCITLSCSLSLSFSDNQCPAPCPSFSPLSPILLAVFLFSLSILLLQCFFLHLCPAPCPLFPLTLPLSCFVSPFFLPLFLCPAACPVASCYTSPFSQLSLFPFSPPLSCSLALFSLPLSLSSSPLLYFFPLLALFVQI, from the exons atgcgcg gaaggatccttctttgtagtgcacagcaggccaggctgccaacacggaccgcagg gtggaggacagccaagcgaccagagttgcagaagaggaagggaggagagaaggagaaagaagcgtctgaactgtcaaagtctcctggcagcaccaagaGCGAGAGCTGCGGTGAGGGTGAGTCCCGGGCCCTCGAGGCCCTTTCTCCCCTCTtgtgcatcctgggccctccctgcctctctcctggccccctctctttcacatgctcttgtgaggttttttttcttttttgtctcttcccctgtacctctcctcttctctctatttttgtgtcctgctccctctccctttttttttttttcattctctgtctctgtcctgtaggcatcactgcattgcttttccacctctttgtcctgatctgcatccgtctttttttccccaacaatttctttggcctgttcccttgcattcttttcctctctgcaccTGTACATGCCGCgctgtgtccctgccttcctctctctctttctctttccatctctttctctatccctttgtcttgcttactatcactggtttttttcattgtgtatctcactgtcccagtccttcttcctgtttgtctcttactctctctgaccctttgtgctgctccctgcctcttttttttttttgttctccatctctctgcagggctcctaatacctctttttctttctctaaccccctgtgcttctcatggtctctgtctttctctctcttgttattattcttgtctgttgctctgtcttgctttctgtcctgttgtttcttgctatatccctttgtcccactccctacccatattcatattcctctctgtcctgttgaccatcccagattttttcctccatcctcatcacgctgctgccctgatttttctttttctaccctgctccctgttgctctttctgtctcttctcgtctgtctttgctgcttttttctccatctctgtgcagatccctgtcccttttttttcttgctgtccctctgccctgcttcctctcactatcttttctgtctttctctctctgtcccatgccctctcccatcctttcttactgtatcctcctgtccagctagctctccattctttccttgctctcttcctcagtattttttctttctctgtagctctctcccactgcccatcatagttggttttttcctccaatgctgttctactctctgtcccttttttctctctctgtcattctgtcatgccccctgtgtgtattttttaattcctccgtctctatcctgcagcccatcactattttttcatctttcatccctttgccctgctccctgtccttgtttctctttccctttgttctgcctccccatccttttttcctttcttgttccatctccctgtcctgcttcctgtccccccccccgtttctttgtccttctccttgcctttccccccgtttctctgccctgttccctctttgttttttttttttctctgtcactctatcctgctccctgtcactgttttttctcactccatttctgtcctgcagcccagtgcagtttttttcttctcctttcctgtctcctgctgcccattgtaggctttttcccctccatctctgtcctgctccctgtctcttatttttggctgcctttcactttgtcctgcctccctgtcccttttttctctctctgtatcaccttgtcttgctccctgtccctgtctttctctgacaatcagtgtcctgctccttgtccttctttctcccctctatcccccatccttcttgctgtctttcttttttctctttctatccttctgctccaatgcttctttctccacctctgtcctgctccctgccccttgtttcctctcactcttcctctgtcctgcttcgtgtccccgttttttctgcctttatttctctgtcctgctgcctgtccagttgcttcttgctatacctccccattcagccagctctccctttttcctttctctcctcctctgtcctgctccctggcccttttttctcttcctctgtctctgtcctctagcccattgctgtattttttcccccttcttgctctgtttgtacagatctga